The window TCCCCAAACCAACGTAAGAGTTTGGCTTCTGTTTTGCGGAAATACTCCTCCCCATCCTCATCGAATAATTCAGCAACGGTTTTGTCTTCCAGGTTTTCAATCAGGCTATCCAAATCATAGCCACCTGTCTTGAGCTTTTTTGCTAATTGCGTTGCCCAATAAGACTTACCACTCCCCATCAAACCAATCAAAAAAACCTTCATCTTATTTGAATGCGTTATACCCTGTAACATCCATACCGGTGATCAGTAAGTGCACATCATGTGTACCCTCATAAGTGATCACACTTTCCAAATTCATCATGTGGCGCATGATGCTGTATTCTCCAGTAATACCCATACCACCCAACATCTGACGTGCATCGCGGGCAATATTGGTGGCTATTTCACAGCTGTTACGTTTTGCCATGCTGATTTGGGCAGGTGTAGCGCGACCTTCATTCATCAATACACCCAGACGCCATACCAATAATTGCGCTTTGGTAATTTCTGTAATCATCTCAGCCAGCTTTTTCTGCTGTAACTGAAATCCGCCAATCGGTCTGTCGAACTGCACACGCTCCATACTGTAACGCAAAGCAGTATCATAACAATCCATTGCTGCACCCAAAGCACCCCAGGCAATACCATAACGGGCTTTAGACAAACAGCTCAAAGGACCTTTCAAGCCTTTTACGCCAGGTAAAATATTTTCTTTGGGCACTTTTACATTATCGAATACCAACTCACCTGTGGCACTGGCACGTAAGCTCCACTTACCATGTGTGGTTGGTGTGGTAAATCCTTCCATTCCACGTTCCACGATGATGCCCTGAATTTCACCAGCATCATTTTTAGCCCAAACCACAGCCACTTGTGCAAAAGGCGCATTACTGATCCACATTTTGGCGCCATTCAAAATCACATGGTCACCAGCATCTTTAAAATTGGTGACCATACCTGCAGGGTTACTACCATGATCAGGTTCTGTTAAACCGAAACAACCCAACCATTCACCGCTGCCGAGTTTAGGTAAGTATTTTCTTTTCTGTTCCTCACTGCCATAAGCATAGATTGGGAACATCACCAATGAGCCTTGTACAGATGCAGTTGAACGTACGCCACTATCACCACGCTCCAATTCTTGCATCATCAAACCATAGCTAATGTAATCCAGACCACCACCGCCGTATTCAACCGGCACGGTTGGACCAAAGCAACCCATTTCACCCAGCTGCTGCACAATCTGCTGCGGAAACTCCGCGCGCTGCGCATAATCTTCAATGATGGGCGAAATTTCCTTCTTCACATAATTGCGTACGGATTCACGAATAAGCTTATGCTCATCGGTCAGCAATTCATCGAGCAAATAATAATCGGGCGATTGGAAAGTGTCTGTTCTGGCAGCCATGATCGTTCTTTTAGCTTTGTTAAGGGCTTAGCGCTGCAAAAATAGGTGTCGAATGCCACCCGCTGATGCATTCCTCAGCTTATTTTACCTCCTGGGGCCATACCATTCAACAAACTGCCTACATTTTTTCCATGCCGGATGCTTAATTTAACCAAAAAACAACCCATGAGACCCTTACTACTGCTGACGATGATGGGCTTTTGCAGCCTAGTTTTGGCACAAAAAACTACCACTGAACCCAAGCCAATTGAGCAAATCAGGAAATACTATTTTGTAATGCTTACCAAGGGGCCAAAGCGCGATCAAGATTCAGTTACTGCTATGACGATTCAAAAAGGGCATATCGCCAATATTGACAGACTTTATTATGAAGGCAAGATTAAAGTAGCCGGACCATTTGGTGAAGCTGGCGACTGGCAAGGCATTTTCATTTTCGATTGTGCCACTAAAGAAGAAGTAGAAAAATTATTACAAACTGATCCTGCTGTTAGCGCTGGTCGGTTGAATTATATCATCAAACCCTGGTACACGGCACCGATGGGTAGTTTTGTACCGGGTATACCAAAGAAGGAATAACAAAAATCCCCCTGCAGAACTGCAGGGGGATTTTAATTTAATGGAGTGATTACCCTCTTCTCTGTTGCTTATTCGTTTGCTCTACTTCTTTGTTGATTTCTTCCACATCTACCTTACGTGATTTATTGTCACCCATCAGGTGCTCTGTGAAATAATCTGCCATACGCCAGAAGAAGTATTCTGTCATATCGCCAAAGCCATGACGCTGTGTTGGCAGCACCAACATATCAAAACGCTTATTGGCTTTGATCAATGCATTCACCACACGCATGGTATTCGCAGGATGCACATTGTTATCAATTTCACCATGCGCAAGCATCAGTCTACCCTTCAAGTTTTTCGCCAACTCTGGGTTTTTATCAATGCTGTATTGGAAAGTTGTGTCGCCCTTATCGCTGATGATTTCCTTCACACCATGGTGCTTCTCACTCCACCATCTATTGTAAATGGAGTTGTCGTGGTTACCTGCAGATGACACAGCTACTTTGAAGAAATCAGGATACACCAGCATAGCAGCAGTACTCATAAAGCCACCACCTGAGTGACCATGAATACCCACTTTAGTAATATCCAAGAACTTATGACGATCAGCCAGTTGTTCTGCAACAGCTTTCTTATCGGCCAAACCATAATCGCGCAGATTTCCGTACCCATAATTGTGGTACCACTTGCTACGACTTGGATGTCCGCCTCTATTACCTAATGTAACTACTACAAAACCCAACTGTGCCAAACGATCTGTACGATCCATACCGCGGCTGAATGCTTTATTCACAGCTTCGGTTTGCGGACCAGGATATACATACTCGATGATGGGATATTTCTTGGTGCTGTCGAAATCAAAAGGTTTATACATCACGCCATAAATATCTGTGATGCCATCATCTGCTTTTGCTTTAAATGTCTCTGGAAATTTATAGCCTGCTGCGAACAAGCTGCTTAAGTCGGCAGTTTCCAAATCCAGAATTTTTCTACCATCAGCAGCAAAAAGAACTGATTTAGGTACCGTATTTACGCGAGAGAAATTATTCACCACATAACGACTGTTGTCATCCATGCTGGGTGAATGATCAAAATCGCCGGGTGTCAATAGCTTCAATCCTGTACCATCGAAATTGATGCGGTAAGCATGCAGGTAATAAGGATCTTCATTGGCTTCTTTACCATTGGCCGAGAAATACAATACGCGGTTCTTTTCATCAATACCGAGAATATCTTCACAATGCCAAGGACCTGATGTGATTTGATTTTTCAGTTTACCATTCTCATCATACAGATAGAAATGTCCCCATCCATCATCTTCACTCCATTGAATCAATTCCTTACCACCATTCACTAAACCGGGGCGCTTGATCTCAACATAGGTATTCAAACGCTCTTCAATCAAGGTCTTCACATCGCCGGTCTGCACATTCGCTATACAAAGATCAATACGCTTCAAATCGCGACTGGTTCTGCTGAAATAAAACTGATTACCATTCCCCAACCAAATGGCAGGGCGATAATCATCATCTCTATTGCTCATTTTGGCAGGCTCAGACCATACACTCACATCCTGATCTTTGAACATACCTACTGAAATCTCACGAGATGTTTTAGATGTAAGATCAAACACCAGCAGATGCTCTACAGGTGCATCTTTTTCACCGGGCATCCAATACTTATAGGTTTCCAAAGTTGGGCGCGGATCAGCAATGCTGTTGATGACCCAGAGGTCCTTTACTTTTCTGTTATCGACACGGTTTAGTGCGAAGTATTTAGAATCGGGCGACCAGAAAACAAATACTGGTCTGCGCTTCATTTTGTTTTTCTCTTTGTCAACATTGCTATCACCAGAACCAGAGAGGTTACCATCATTATAGTAACCAAAGTTCTCAATACCATCTTTGGTTAACTGATAATCTACAATAGTGCTATCATCTTCATTCTTGACAGCTTTCTCATAGTTGGCTTTATCCATCCAGTAGAGATTGTTGTTTCTACCAAAAAGAATAACATTACCATCAGGAGAAATATTTGCCCAGCTTGGCTTACGCTTTGGCTTTTTGAAATCATTCAATTCTACCAGCTCACCAGTGTTGATATTATACTCAAAGTAGAACACCTTCTTTTCTTTTACTGGAGGTGTACCTTTTTTGGCTGTAGAATCTTTCTTCTCGATTTCTTTGGTGCTCTTTACCTCAAACTGAATCCAGTTTTCATCGCGTACAAAACGCATACTGTCGATATTTAGGTGCTGAGCATCCATTGGATCATCAGTAATGCGCGTAAGCTTGGCAGCAAGTGCAGCATTATCAAACAATACTTTCTTCTCACCCTTGGCTGCATCTACGATATACCACTTCTTACCTTCTGTGGTTTGATACATATACCAGAAGCGATCAGATTTCTTCAACCAATGCGGATCAACGGCCGTACTAAAGACCATCTTTTCCAGCTTTTTAGGAGAGAAACGTGCGGCCAATGCATAATTGGCTTCTGAAACGGGGGTTTGGGCTTGTAGCGCCAATCCGAATACGAGCAAAACTGCCACGAACAAGGATCTCATATGCGATTGATTTTGGGGCAATGAAAATAGGCCTTTCGTTTGTTGAAACGGTACCATTTATCAAAAAATCAATTGCAGCACTTACTTTGCAGGAAATATTGGACGATGGCCCCATTTGAAGCAAGTCTCGATTATGCACGCAAAGCGGATCAGGCAGATGCCCTACACCATTTTAAAGCGCAGTTCCACTTTCCGCACCATAATGGTAAAGAAGTCATTTATTTCTGCGGCAACTCGCTGGGCTTACAGCCAAAATCTGCGCATGCTGCTATAGAAACAGAGTTAAAGACTTGGCGCGAGCAAGCGGTAGGGGGTTATTTCAATGGTGCCAATCCTTGGTTGTACTATCAGGATTATTGCAAACCGGCTTTGGCCAAAATCATGGGCGCATCTAATGAAGAGATCACTGTGATGAATGCCCTTACGGTGAATATGCACCTGATGATGCTGAGCTTTTACAAGCCAACATCTACCCGATACAAGATCATGTTGGAAGCAGGTGCATTTCCATCTGATCAATATGCAGTAGAAACCCAGGCCAAACATCATGGATTCAATCCCGATGATGCCATTATTGAAATTGCCCCTCGTGCCGGAGAAAAAACACTGCGCACAGAAGATATTCTGCAAGCAATTGAAGACCATAAAGATAGTCTGGCCCTCACCATTTTTGGAGGCATCAATTATTATACCGGACAATTCTTCGATATTCCCACCATCACGAATGCAGCACAAGCTGCTGGCGCTATTGCTGGCTGGGATCTGGCACACGTAGCAGGTAATATTCCTTTGCAGTTGCACGATTGGCAGATTGATTTTGCCATCTGGTGCAGTTATAAATATTTGAATGCCGGTCCGGGTGCTGTAGGCGGTGTATTCGTACACAACAAACATGCACAACAAACAGATGTAAACAGAATGGCCGGCTGGTGGGGTAATGATGAAAAGACCCGCTTTAAAATGGAGAAAGGCTTTTATGCCAAACCAGATGCGAGTGGCTGGAATATCAGTACGGCACAAGTCTTCAATACAGTTTGCTTGAAAGCATCATTGGAAGTTTTTGATCAAGCAGATATACATGCACTACGTGCTAAGAGCATTCAGTTAACCAACTATCTGGAGTATCTTTTGCAGCAATTACCCAACCTTCAATTTGAAATCATCACACCAGCGGATCCGGCACAACGTGGTGCGCAATTGAGTTTGTATTTCCCCAATAACGGCAAAGCCATTCACCAGAAAATGATTGAAAGCGGCATTATTGTGGACTATCGTGAACCAGGTGTAATACGAGTAGCTCCTGCACCGCTGTATTGTAGTTTTGAAGACGTTTACTCATTCTATGAAATTTTGAAAAACAACTTTTAATGTCTAAACACATTCACTCCTACTTAGCATTGGGCGATTCCTACACGATAGGTGAATCTGTTCCCTTGCATGATAGCTTTCCCTATCAAGTAGTACAATTGCTGCGTAAGCAGGGCATTTCTTTTCATGCTCCGGAGATTGTGGCCAAGACTGGCTGGACGAGTTCAGAGTTAGCTGAACATTTACTGCACCACAACTATGAAGAGCAATATGATTTTGTGACATTGTTGATTGGTGTGAACAATCAATACCGCCGCTGGTCGATGGATGATTACAAAAGCGATTTTGCATTTCTGCTGAAAAAAGCCATTCATTTAGCACAGGACAAAAAACACCACGTAGTGGCATTGTCCATTCCTGATTGGGGTGTTACGCCTTTTGCCAAAGGAAGAGATGCTGCACAGATTGCCAAAGAGATAGACGCTTTCAATAATATTAATCACGATATCGCACAAGCTGCTGGTGTACATTATGTAGAAATCACCAAAGGCAGCAGACATGCGAAAGAAGACAATAGCTTACTTGCCGCTGACGGATTACATTATTCGGGAAAGGAACACGCAAAATGGGCTGAGCAAGTGGCATTCATTTTTCAAAAGATGATTCAGGCAGGTAAATAGCTGCTCATTTCTACCTGATATTGCGCGGCAATGGTTCTTGCCTCTGCTGCAAAGTTTTCATCTACGGCAGCATAAATTATTGCGCGACTGGCATTCACCAGCAATCCGCAGTCTTTATTTAAGCCATAGCGACTCACATCGGCCAAACTACCACCCTGAAAACCTACGCCGGGCACCAGCAGAAAGTGATCGGGAATAATCGAGCGTATATTCTCCAACTCGAAAGCCTTGGTAGCACCTACCACAAACATCAAGTTATCTGGCGTGCCCCAATTGGCTACGCGCTCCAATACTTTTTCATACAAAGCTTTGGGCCTGTTGCCGCCAATTATATTGGGCACTAAATTTTTGTCTTCTGTCTCTTCCACCAGCAATTGCTGAAAATCATTACTGCCTTTGTTGGAAGTGAGACCTAAAACAATGGTCACTTTATCTGGATACTCTAAGAAAGGTCTTACGCTATCCTCGCCCATGTATGGCGCTACAGTTACTGCATCAAAAGGTAACACTTCAAAGAATGTCTTGGCATACTGTGCAGATGTGTTGCCAATATCTCCACGCTTGGCATCAGCAATCTTGAAATGCGTATCCGGAATATAGTACAGGGTTTCTTCCATAGCTTCCCAGCCCTTGATACCCATGGACTCGTAGAAAGCCGTGTTGATTTTATAGCTCACACAAGCATCTTTGGTCGCATCAATAATGGCTTTGTTGAAAGCCACTACTGCATCGGGACGATGACGTAAATGCGCCGGAATCTTTTCTATATCGGTATCAAGACCTACGCAGAGATAACTGCGCTTCGCTTGTATTTGTGCAACCAGTTGCTGACGGTTCATGCCACGAAACTAAGATTTGCAAACGACTTGATGA is drawn from Chitinophagales bacterium and contains these coding sequences:
- a CDS encoding acyl-CoA dehydrogenase family protein codes for the protein MAARTDTFQSPDYYLLDELLTDEHKLIRESVRNYVKKEISPIIEDYAQRAEFPQQIVQQLGEMGCFGPTVPVEYGGGGLDYISYGLMMQELERGDSGVRSTASVQGSLVMFPIYAYGSEEQKRKYLPKLGSGEWLGCFGLTEPDHGSNPAGMVTNFKDAGDHVILNGAKMWISNAPFAQVAVVWAKNDAGEIQGIIVERGMEGFTTPTTHGKWSLRASATGELVFDNVKVPKENILPGVKGLKGPLSCLSKARYGIAWGALGAAMDCYDTALRYSMERVQFDRPIGGFQLQQKKLAEMITEITKAQLLVWRLGVLMNEGRATPAQISMAKRNSCEIATNIARDARQMLGGMGITGEYSIMRHMMNLESVITYEGTHDVHLLITGMDVTGYNAFK
- a CDS encoding DPP IV N-terminal domain-containing protein; this encodes MRSLFVAVLLVFGLALQAQTPVSEANYALAARFSPKKLEKMVFSTAVDPHWLKKSDRFWYMYQTTEGKKWYIVDAAKGEKKVLFDNAALAAKLTRITDDPMDAQHLNIDSMRFVRDENWIQFEVKSTKEIEKKDSTAKKGTPPVKEKKVFYFEYNINTGELVELNDFKKPKRKPSWANISPDGNVILFGRNNNLYWMDKANYEKAVKNEDDSTIVDYQLTKDGIENFGYYNDGNLSGSGDSNVDKEKNKMKRRPVFVFWSPDSKYFALNRVDNRKVKDLWVINSIADPRPTLETYKYWMPGEKDAPVEHLLVFDLTSKTSREISVGMFKDQDVSVWSEPAKMSNRDDDYRPAIWLGNGNQFYFSRTSRDLKRIDLCIANVQTGDVKTLIEERLNTYVEIKRPGLVNGGKELIQWSEDDGWGHFYLYDENGKLKNQITSGPWHCEDILGIDEKNRVLYFSANGKEANEDPYYLHAYRINFDGTGLKLLTPGDFDHSPSMDDNSRYVVNNFSRVNTVPKSVLFAADGRKILDLETADLSSLFAAGYKFPETFKAKADDGITDIYGVMYKPFDFDSTKKYPIIEYVYPGPQTEAVNKAFSRGMDRTDRLAQLGFVVVTLGNRGGHPSRSKWYHNYGYGNLRDYGLADKKAVAEQLADRHKFLDITKVGIHGHSGGGFMSTAAMLVYPDFFKVAVSSAGNHDNSIYNRWWSEKHHGVKEIISDKGDTTFQYSIDKNPELAKNLKGRLMLAHGEIDNNVHPANTMRVVNALIKANKRFDMLVLPTQRHGFGDMTEYFFWRMADYFTEHLMGDNKSRKVDVEEINKEVEQTNKQQRRG
- the kynU gene encoding kynureninase codes for the protein MAPFEASLDYARKADQADALHHFKAQFHFPHHNGKEVIYFCGNSLGLQPKSAHAAIETELKTWREQAVGGYFNGANPWLYYQDYCKPALAKIMGASNEEITVMNALTVNMHLMMLSFYKPTSTRYKIMLEAGAFPSDQYAVETQAKHHGFNPDDAIIEIAPRAGEKTLRTEDILQAIEDHKDSLALTIFGGINYYTGQFFDIPTITNAAQAAGAIAGWDLAHVAGNIPLQLHDWQIDFAIWCSYKYLNAGPGAVGGVFVHNKHAQQTDVNRMAGWWGNDEKTRFKMEKGFYAKPDASGWNISTAQVFNTVCLKASLEVFDQADIHALRAKSIQLTNYLEYLLQQLPNLQFEIITPADPAQRGAQLSLYFPNNGKAIHQKMIESGIIVDYREPGVIRVAPAPLYCSFEDVYSFYEILKNNF
- a CDS encoding SGNH/GDSL hydrolase family protein yields the protein MSKHIHSYLALGDSYTIGESVPLHDSFPYQVVQLLRKQGISFHAPEIVAKTGWTSSELAEHLLHHNYEEQYDFVTLLIGVNNQYRRWSMDDYKSDFAFLLKKAIHLAQDKKHHVVALSIPDWGVTPFAKGRDAAQIAKEIDAFNNINHDIAQAAGVHYVEITKGSRHAKEDNSLLAADGLHYSGKEHAKWAEQVAFIFQKMIQAGK
- the pyrF gene encoding orotidine-5'-phosphate decarboxylase; the encoded protein is MNRQQLVAQIQAKRSYLCVGLDTDIEKIPAHLRHRPDAVVAFNKAIIDATKDACVSYKINTAFYESMGIKGWEAMEETLYYIPDTHFKIADAKRGDIGNTSAQYAKTFFEVLPFDAVTVAPYMGEDSVRPFLEYPDKVTIVLGLTSNKGSNDFQQLLVEETEDKNLVPNIIGGNRPKALYEKVLERVANWGTPDNLMFVVGATKAFELENIRSIIPDHFLLVPGVGFQGGSLADVSRYGLNKDCGLLVNASRAIIYAAVDENFAAEARTIAAQYQVEMSSYLPA